One genomic segment of Flagellimonas marinaquae includes these proteins:
- a CDS encoding Gldg family protein has protein sequence MKKIIKIAKLELGLLFYSPIAWLTLIIFMVQCGLTFTNLIDAKETSQQLGTNLKDLTVGVFGGHNGFFSAIQNKLYLYIPLLTMGLLSRELSSGSIKLLFSSPVTSKQIVLGKFLSMMCYGLLLVAVLLLMVLVASFSIEEMDFKFLSGGILGLYILICAYASIGLFMSSVTPYQVVAAIGTLAILAVLNFVGTIGQSIDVVRDITYWLSISGRADNFINGLISSKDFIYFLLVIFLFLTLTVMRLNKGRKTTSSTTVTLKYIGLVIGVVTLGYVSSLPSVDAYYDTTRFKKMTLTDKSKEIIGQLDGDLKITTYVNIINSFAHLGSPKFRIFDKSKFDQYTRFLPNLSMDYVMYYDSTFTKRDFQYKSLEEMASRSATAYGIDFEKVLRPEEIREKIDLSSERNTFVRKVNYKDRSTSLRMFFDMITYPGEAEISAAIKRLLVSPPVIGVLTGNGERSMIKSGDNDYEDLTNNKTFRNSLINQGFDVVEIENAPDITIPDTLAALVIADPIEPYSIEQQTKLQDYIKNGGNLLIAGEPKKAHLLQPILDVLGVEFETARLAQQSEDLEMHVLKSTLSTEAEQIGIRLTRDTIIAHSGAMGIHTKEKSDFNTFPLTIAKAQKIISGDNQTLKLSNAITFKLDLDVANDVENLGDTSRTKAKIIKSIGISLPDHTFDLSDGQEEEVTVSMALSREIKGKEQKIIVSGDADFLSNAEFSRFNLRTGNFSLGTQIFKWFANGEFPVDITRPEAIDNTITVDQKDLSWIKIILMGVLPLLVAVSGATILMKRKRK, from the coding sequence ATGAAGAAAATAATCAAAATAGCTAAGCTAGAGCTTGGCCTACTCTTTTATTCCCCTATTGCGTGGCTTACCCTGATCATTTTTATGGTACAATGTGGCCTTACATTTACCAATTTGATAGATGCCAAGGAAACCTCTCAGCAATTGGGAACAAATCTTAAAGACCTAACTGTGGGCGTATTTGGCGGACATAATGGTTTTTTCTCGGCAATACAGAACAAATTGTACTTATACATACCATTGTTAACAATGGGGCTGTTGAGCCGTGAGTTGAGCTCGGGCTCCATTAAACTATTGTTTTCTTCCCCGGTTACAAGTAAGCAAATCGTTTTGGGCAAATTTCTTTCCATGATGTGCTATGGTCTTTTACTGGTGGCCGTATTGTTGCTTATGGTTCTGGTAGCTTCCTTTAGTATAGAAGAAATGGATTTTAAATTTCTTTCCGGAGGTATTCTAGGACTTTACATTCTTATATGTGCCTATGCATCCATAGGGCTTTTTATGAGCAGTGTTACCCCTTATCAAGTTGTAGCTGCAATCGGAACACTCGCAATTTTGGCTGTATTGAATTTTGTTGGTACAATAGGCCAGAGCATAGATGTGGTCAGGGACATTACCTATTGGTTGTCCATATCGGGACGTGCGGATAACTTTATAAATGGTCTTATAAGCAGTAAGGATTTTATATACTTTCTTTTAGTGATTTTCTTGTTTTTGACCCTTACCGTTATGCGATTGAACAAAGGACGAAAAACCACCAGTTCTACAACGGTGACACTAAAGTATATTGGATTGGTCATAGGGGTGGTTACCCTAGGGTATGTTAGTTCGCTTCCTTCCGTAGATGCCTATTACGATACCACTCGCTTCAAAAAAATGACTCTAACGGATAAGAGCAAAGAGATAATTGGCCAATTGGATGGAGACCTCAAAATAACCACTTACGTCAACATAATTAACAGTTTTGCCCATTTGGGCTCACCAAAATTCAGGATTTTCGATAAAAGTAAGTTTGATCAATATACACGCTTCCTTCCAAATTTAAGTATGGATTATGTAATGTATTATGATTCTACCTTTACAAAACGGGACTTTCAGTATAAATCACTCGAAGAAATGGCAAGTAGGTCGGCCACTGCTTACGGTATTGATTTCGAAAAGGTTCTAAGACCGGAAGAAATTAGAGAGAAAATAGACCTGTCATCAGAGCGGAACACCTTTGTGCGAAAGGTAAATTATAAAGATCGTTCAACCAGTCTTAGAATGTTCTTTGATATGATAACCTACCCAGGTGAAGCAGAGATATCGGCGGCCATTAAAAGACTTTTGGTCTCACCTCCGGTCATTGGTGTTCTAACCGGAAACGGGGAACGCAGTATGATCAAGTCCGGGGACAACGACTATGAGGATTTGACCAATAATAAAACCTTCAGAAATTCATTGATCAATCAGGGATTTGATGTTGTCGAAATTGAGAATGCCCCGGATATCACAATACCGGATACTCTTGCAGCTTTGGTCATTGCCGACCCTATAGAGCCTTACTCGATTGAACAACAAACAAAACTTCAAGATTATATCAAAAATGGAGGCAACTTATTGATTGCCGGAGAACCAAAAAAAGCCCACCTACTACAGCCCATTTTGGATGTGTTGGGCGTTGAGTTCGAAACAGCGCGATTGGCACAGCAATCTGAAGACCTGGAAATGCACGTGCTTAAATCAACGTTGAGTACAGAAGCGGAACAAATAGGAATTCGATTAACAAGGGACACAATAATAGCCCATTCGGGAGCAATGGGAATACACACTAAGGAGAAGTCGGATTTTAACACCTTTCCATTGACCATTGCCAAGGCCCAAAAAATAATATCAGGGGATAACCAAACCTTAAAATTGAGCAATGCAATAACATTTAAGTTAGATCTAGATGTGGCAAACGACGTTGAAAATTTAGGTGATACTTCTCGTACAAAAGCCAAAATCATAAAATCAATCGGCATTAGTTTACCAGACCATACTTTCGACCTGTCCGATGGGCAAGAGGAGGAAGTTACGGTATCAATGGCACTTAGTCGTGAGATTAAAGGAAAAGAGCAAAAAATCATCGTATCTGGCGATGCTGATTTTTTGAGCAATGCAGAATTTAGCCGATTTAATTTACGGACTGGCAACTTTAGTTTGGGCACACAAATTTTTAAATGGTTTGCCAATGGTGAATTTCCTGTGGATATAACACGCCCGGAAGCCATCGACAACACAATTACAGTAGACCAAAAAGACCTTTCTTGGATCAAGATAATCCTTATGGGGGTTTTACCATTATTGGTTGCCGTATCCGGAGCCACTATTTTGATGAAAAGGAAAAGAAAATAA
- a CDS encoding RagB/SusD family nutrient uptake outer membrane protein: MKAFIQKILMTLLVGMLVIACSDDWLDETSNAKITADQQFSDEDGFKDALMGVYLGMTSPKLYAKDMTWNLVDLLAQQYATLPSLALYDEVQQFNYRGPQATDQVDALWIRSYNILANINLALEYIDDNQEVLNPINYAIIKGELLGLRVFVHLDLMRLYGYGNLEERQNLMGEYTIPYVVNFDKDLVAPMTYAQTFDRMQEDIDMALELLKEDPIYQDENRPADYYLEVNRTGFYENREQRMNYYAVKALEARKLLWEGNTSDAAVAAEAVIANSGATLIQSDSYPIAGDPILYQEVLFCLDINGFADIVNPILTASDDGTNYDAIYLTTQMADSIFETDQVNIGLADVRFNTLLKSETRGLVSTKLIQSGTNNPNQMPLIKLPEMYYIAAEHYWASENLEQAITYLNTVRSSRGILDSIPLDSDSETVWEELRKEYRKEFISEGQLFYFYKRTGETEIPFLSETVELNDEIYVLPYPDSEAQFVGQN, translated from the coding sequence ATGAAAGCATTTATTCAAAAAATACTAATGACCTTGCTGGTAGGTATGCTTGTTATTGCCTGTAGCGATGACTGGTTGGACGAAACCTCCAATGCAAAGATTACGGCAGATCAGCAATTTAGTGACGAGGACGGTTTTAAAGATGCATTAATGGGCGTCTATTTAGGAATGACATCTCCCAAGCTTTACGCTAAGGATATGACCTGGAACCTGGTGGATTTATTGGCACAACAATACGCCACATTGCCATCTTTGGCTTTATATGATGAGGTTCAACAGTTTAACTATAGAGGGCCACAGGCAACCGATCAAGTCGATGCACTTTGGATCAGATCCTATAATATTTTGGCCAATATTAACTTGGCTTTGGAGTATATCGACGATAACCAAGAGGTACTGAACCCTATTAACTATGCAATAATCAAAGGAGAATTGCTTGGACTTAGAGTGTTTGTCCACCTAGATCTTATGCGTTTGTATGGATATGGAAACTTGGAAGAACGTCAAAACCTAATGGGAGAATATACCATACCCTATGTGGTAAATTTTGATAAGGATTTGGTAGCACCGATGACCTATGCCCAAACTTTCGACCGTATGCAGGAAGATATAGATATGGCCTTGGAACTACTAAAGGAAGATCCTATTTATCAAGACGAAAATCGTCCGGCGGATTATTATTTGGAAGTTAATAGAACCGGGTTTTACGAAAATCGCGAGCAGCGCATGAATTATTATGCGGTAAAAGCATTGGAAGCAAGAAAACTACTCTGGGAGGGCAATACCAGTGATGCTGCAGTGGCGGCGGAAGCAGTGATCGCCAATTCGGGGGCAACGCTTATACAATCGGACTCTTATCCTATTGCGGGCGATCCAATTCTTTATCAGGAAGTACTGTTCTGTTTGGACATCAATGGCTTTGCCGATATTGTAAACCCTATTTTAACTGCAAGTGATGATGGAACCAATTACGACGCAATTTACCTTACCACGCAAATGGCTGATAGCATTTTTGAGACCGATCAGGTAAATATAGGTCTTGCCGATGTTCGATTCAATACATTGCTTAAATCCGAAACAAGGGGTCTGGTCAGCACAAAGTTGATTCAGTCTGGCACTAATAACCCAAACCAGATGCCTTTGATCAAGTTGCCCGAGATGTACTATATCGCGGCAGAACATTACTGGGCTTCAGAGAATTTGGAACAAGCAATAACCTATTTGAATACCGTTAGGAGCAGTAGAGGGATTTTAGATTCCATACCATTGGATTCCGACTCCGAAACCGTGTGGGAAGAACTAAGAAAAGAGTATCGTAAAGAATTTATAAGCGAGGGACAACTCTTTTATTTCTACAAACGTACAGGAGAGACCGAGATTCCTTTTCTGTCCGAGACGGTAGAGCTAAATGATGAAATTTATGTGCTTCCCTATCCGGATAGCGAAGCGCAGTTCGTTGGACAAAACTAA
- a CDS encoding SusC/RagA family TonB-linked outer membrane protein, whose product MKKLLRNKGLSLTYVLNQSIKNKLSLLILFITFSSFQAKVSPQQLITLDLENVSVSFLIDKIESSTRYRFAYKTTDVDLNRTLSIKATNQEMSKVLQQVFDGTTTGFKVIGDQVLLSSKGALKTKFDLNEDQSVVTGMVIDEFGNPFIGVYVVIKGTNSGVMTDFDGRYTISVNPSDTLLFSHVGYKTVAIEVGIQSTIDVQMEESLAELSEVVVTGFFERKEESYTGATVTVTSEDLRKVGSQNVFQAIQNIDPSISLMDNFDLGSNPNNLPDLQIRGTSTFPGSTADDNLKGNYLRNPNQPLFILNGFEASAERVFDLDFNRVERITILKDAASKALYGSRAANGVVVIETKQLSGEDALVTYTANLDVELPDLTSYNLTNSFQKLEAELIDGLYTPSLANPDRLVELQQLYQSRLKLANEGLNTDWMAKPLQNGIGHRHSLGVELGNKDLRLQANLNYRKSVGVMKGSSRENIGGNLTAFYRVKNLNFKNSTTINNNVGEESPYGTFNEYAIMNPYWRAKNPDGSIPYYAEIGPNGERYTNPLYNSLLDSKNTSTYLNFVNNFYLEWNILPALKTIARVGIDLKKSKADEFYPSEHTRFENYALIDKNRKGSYQVNNGQSSYLYGDLNLQYSKSFRKHLLFGNAGFNVSEREFEEVIHLAEGFPSSRMDDIVFARSYALDSRPTGISGVSRDVGFLFVGSYIYDNRFLSDFTFRTSASSQFGDDKRWSNFWSVGLGWNLHNEKFFAKAPFEQFRIRASVGSTGNQNFNSNESVVTYGYYLDSRYQDNVGSYALNMGNPGLQWETKFDFNNGFDIKIGGLTLRYDYYESYTENLITDITLPYYSGFSSVKDNLGKVKNSGIEANISYLLWSRGRNYFSINGGITTNENKIIELSDALQSFNDAQDKIAADRGNNRPVNRYESGMSMNAIWAVPSLGIDPSTGQEIYVKQDGSTTYEWDADDLVVVGNSNPKYRGIFGFSGEYEGFGISVTARYLGGGQLYNQTLVDKVENVDMNYNVDERVLTGRWRYPGQHALYKRLGTYSVDPDGDNVFVSLQEKTRPTSRFVQDRNELDIAAINVYYEFKPRLTKAMGLDRLRLSFNMNDVAKFSSIEIERGTQYPFSRSMTFSLMANL is encoded by the coding sequence ATGAAAAAACTCCTTAGGAACAAAGGGCTTAGCTTGACCTATGTTCTAAATCAAAGTATTAAAAACAAGCTATCACTACTCATATTGTTCATCACATTCAGCTCTTTTCAGGCCAAAGTAAGCCCTCAACAGCTGATTACCTTAGATTTGGAGAATGTTTCTGTAAGCTTTCTGATCGATAAAATTGAAAGCTCCACACGATATAGGTTTGCCTACAAGACCACAGATGTTGACTTAAATCGAACATTGTCCATTAAGGCTACCAACCAAGAAATGTCAAAGGTACTACAGCAGGTTTTTGACGGTACTACTACAGGGTTTAAAGTAATCGGGGATCAAGTTCTGTTAAGTAGCAAAGGTGCTTTGAAAACTAAATTTGACCTAAATGAAGACCAGTCCGTAGTGACCGGTATGGTGATTGATGAATTTGGAAACCCTTTTATAGGTGTATATGTTGTGATCAAGGGTACCAACAGTGGGGTGATGACGGATTTTGATGGTCGTTACACTATTTCTGTAAACCCGTCGGACACACTACTTTTCAGCCATGTCGGATATAAAACCGTGGCAATAGAAGTGGGTATACAATCTACTATCGATGTCCAAATGGAAGAGAGTCTTGCCGAACTGTCGGAGGTGGTCGTAACCGGATTTTTCGAAAGAAAGGAAGAAAGTTATACAGGTGCCACTGTAACCGTTACCAGTGAAGATCTTAGGAAAGTGGGAAGCCAAAATGTTTTTCAGGCCATACAGAATATTGATCCATCTATTAGTTTGATGGATAATTTTGATTTGGGATCCAACCCAAACAACTTACCGGATTTACAGATCAGGGGAACCTCTACATTTCCGGGAAGTACCGCAGATGATAATTTAAAGGGAAATTATTTGAGAAATCCGAACCAACCCCTTTTTATCCTGAATGGATTTGAAGCTTCTGCAGAAAGGGTGTTCGATTTGGATTTTAATAGAGTGGAGCGTATCACCATACTTAAAGATGCCGCTTCTAAGGCGCTTTATGGGTCTAGGGCCGCCAACGGTGTTGTGGTAATCGAGACCAAACAATTATCTGGTGAAGATGCATTGGTAACATATACCGCCAATTTGGATGTGGAACTTCCGGATTTGACCAGTTATAATTTAACCAACTCCTTTCAAAAACTGGAGGCCGAACTTATAGACGGTCTTTACACACCTTCCTTGGCGAACCCAGATCGTTTGGTAGAGCTACAGCAATTGTACCAATCTAGGTTAAAATTGGCCAACGAAGGACTTAATACAGACTGGATGGCAAAACCATTACAGAATGGTATTGGGCACAGACATTCTTTGGGCGTTGAGTTGGGCAACAAGGATTTACGCCTGCAGGCCAACTTGAACTATAGAAAAAGTGTCGGTGTAATGAAAGGTTCGTCCAGAGAGAATATTGGCGGAAATCTTACCGCATTTTATAGGGTGAAGAACCTCAATTTTAAAAACAGTACAACTATAAACAATAACGTGGGCGAGGAATCACCTTATGGTACTTTTAACGAGTATGCGATTATGAACCCTTATTGGAGGGCCAAAAATCCAGATGGTAGTATTCCCTACTACGCAGAGATTGGGCCAAACGGAGAAAGGTATACCAATCCACTCTACAATTCTTTGCTCGATTCTAAAAACACGTCTACCTATTTAAACTTTGTCAATAATTTTTATTTGGAGTGGAATATCTTACCTGCTTTAAAAACTATAGCGCGTGTAGGTATAGATCTAAAAAAGAGCAAGGCAGATGAGTTTTATCCATCGGAGCACACAAGGTTTGAAAACTACGCTTTGATAGACAAGAACAGAAAAGGATCCTATCAGGTAAATAATGGACAAAGCAGTTATCTGTACGGAGATCTTAACTTGCAGTACTCTAAAAGTTTTAGAAAACATTTGTTGTTCGGAAATGCTGGTTTTAATGTAAGCGAAAGGGAATTTGAAGAGGTAATTCATCTGGCCGAAGGTTTCCCAAGTAGTAGAATGGACGACATTGTTTTTGCCCGATCATACGCTCTTGATTCAAGGCCTACCGGAATAAGTGGTGTATCCAGGGATGTTGGTTTCTTGTTTGTAGGATCATATATTTATGACAATAGGTTCCTATCCGATTTTACATTCAGGACCAGCGCGTCTTCCCAATTCGGCGACGATAAAAGATGGTCCAATTTCTGGAGTGTTGGATTGGGGTGGAACCTGCACAACGAAAAGTTTTTTGCCAAAGCACCATTCGAACAATTTAGGATCAGGGCTTCCGTGGGATCAACAGGGAATCAGAACTTTAATAGTAATGAATCTGTAGTGACATACGGATACTATCTTGATTCAAGATACCAAGACAATGTTGGATCCTATGCACTCAACATGGGCAACCCGGGACTTCAGTGGGAAACCAAGTTCGATTTTAATAACGGTTTCGACATAAAGATTGGCGGACTGACCCTCCGATACGACTACTACGAGAGCTATACCGAAAACCTGATCACGGACATAACATTACCGTATTATAGCGGTTTCAGTAGCGTTAAAGATAACTTGGGCAAGGTTAAGAACAGCGGTATCGAAGCGAACATCTCTTACCTATTGTGGTCCAGGGGCAGAAACTATTTTTCCATTAACGGAGGAATCACAACCAATGAGAACAAGATCATAGAACTTTCCGATGCCCTACAAAGCTTTAACGATGCTCAGGATAAGATAGCTGCGGACAGAGGTAACAATAGACCTGTGAACAGGTATGAAAGCGGAATGTCCATGAATGCTATTTGGGCGGTACCCTCATTGGGAATCGATCCTTCCACTGGGCAGGAAATCTATGTAAAACAAGACGGGAGCACTACTTACGAATGGGACGCCGACGATTTGGTGGTTGTTGGGAACAGCAATCCAAAATACAGAGGGATTTTTGGTTTCTCTGGAGAATACGAAGGTTTCGGAATAAGTGTTACGGCCAGGTATTTAGGTGGCGGTCAACTTTATAACCAAACATTGGTGGACAAAGTGGAAAATGTGGACATGAACTATAATGTGGATGAACGAGTGCTTACCGGAAGATGGCGCTACCCGGGTCAGCACGCACTTTACAAAAGGTTGGGAACTTATAGTGTAGATCCAGACGGGGACAATGTATTTGTTAGTCTTCAGGAAAAAACAAGGCCGACCTCACGTTTTGTGCAAGATAGGAACGAATTGGATATCGCAGCCATTAATGTGTATTACGAGTTTAAGCCACGTTTAACCAAAGCCATGGGGTTGGATAGGTTACGTTTAAGTTTTAACATGAACGATGTAGCCAAGTTCTCATCAATAGAAATAGAGAGGGGAACACAATACCCGTTCTCCCGATCTATGACATTCTCTTTAATGGCCAACCTATAA
- a CDS encoding FecR family protein yields MNSQKRFEQLINKFVQNRCSKTESEELIRFLQQKDADLQLPSEDTVLSLLDSSNTIDEAKSNEIYQRILEVKTGQSKRRSIPKYWTSVAASIVVLISLGIYFMATTSEPQIHTLEKLVNQEHIILEMEDGTINVLDSLDHGQVVGVRGQSLGNVQNNRLTYDNDLRSEIPVYNTLKVPYGRKFELSLTDGTVVHVNAGSSLKYPVKFIDGLDRDVYLEGEAYFEVAHRSDQPFKVHMGGVGVEVLGTQFNATAFPENTQTDVVLVEGSVKLSAQDSFSNGKGAELLLQPGQMGTYTKNTEQITSQTVITDVYTRWVDGELIFRNLTFGEMLKKLERHFNIPIISNEDFVNREETFSANFGKESIDNVFAYLKEIYDLEYTIQDNKVIIN; encoded by the coding sequence ATGAATTCCCAAAAACGATTTGAACAACTGATCAATAAGTTTGTGCAAAATCGATGCAGTAAAACGGAGTCTGAAGAGCTGATTCGTTTTTTACAACAAAAGGATGCCGATTTGCAATTGCCATCCGAAGATACTGTGCTGTCGTTGTTGGATTCATCGAACACCATAGATGAGGCCAAGTCCAACGAAATTTATCAAAGGATTTTAGAAGTTAAAACTGGACAAAGCAAAAGGCGATCCATTCCCAAGTATTGGACAAGTGTTGCGGCTTCGATCGTTGTTCTTATTTCGTTGGGAATTTACTTTATGGCCACAACATCCGAACCTCAAATACATACTTTGGAAAAGTTGGTCAATCAAGAACACATTATATTGGAGATGGAGGACGGGACCATAAATGTTCTAGATTCCCTAGACCATGGACAGGTTGTAGGTGTTCGAGGTCAATCCTTGGGCAATGTACAGAACAATAGGTTGACTTATGATAATGATTTAAGATCAGAGATACCGGTCTACAATACGTTAAAGGTTCCATACGGCCGAAAATTTGAACTGTCCTTAACGGACGGAACCGTGGTTCATGTAAATGCGGGGAGTTCGCTTAAATACCCAGTAAAATTTATAGATGGTTTGGATAGGGATGTTTATTTGGAGGGTGAAGCCTATTTCGAGGTGGCCCATCGTTCCGATCAACCTTTTAAAGTACATATGGGAGGTGTAGGGGTCGAAGTGCTTGGAACACAATTTAATGCAACCGCGTTTCCTGAAAATACCCAGACCGATGTGGTCTTGGTCGAAGGGTCGGTTAAACTTTCTGCACAGGATTCTTTTTCCAATGGTAAGGGAGCAGAGCTTTTGCTCCAACCGGGACAAATGGGTACATATACCAAAAATACCGAGCAGATAACCAGTCAAACCGTTATTACCGACGTTTACACGCGTTGGGTGGATGGCGAATTGATTTTTAGGAACCTGACTTTCGGTGAGATGTTAAAGAAATTGGAGAGGCACTTCAATATCCCTATTATTTCCAATGAAGACTTTGTAAATAGGGAGGAAACTTTTAGTGCCAATTTTGGAAAAGAGTCCATAGACAATGTTTTTGCCTACTTAAAAGAAATATACGATTTAGAATATACCATTCAAGACAACAAAGTAATAATCAACTAA
- a CDS encoding PKD-like family lipoprotein, producing the protein MKKLLYITLIAFGIGLFASSCYDDDSTLDVNAIPDITLDTTGVATLTVYQFENLKVIPELDHQGLSESELEYEWKINLEPNDTIYEVVGNERDLDFLVEFKPNLSGNFHQLVYTVTNTRTNLDHIFAWPVKVLNNIGEGLVVAHTEDGATTDISHIMSPSVTPDYEDVSVKHNVYSAINGSTIPGITKQMRYTKLGRDDVMFGITETSIYTINTLDYTIGGSNGDLFYAERSNYEPQALGGVNQGDLYLANGTITSTYLGASTKIGLPFDSDFTAPDIIAANGVSNPIVVISFYDEVNGQFVYQPSVTPFGDNTMYATPNSPSGAFDPTTQPGYVNLAAGVSTTGEFMHLLKNNGTGEVALFTFDEGVSGFPTPEAPKPIAKFDLTGAPGIDEAENFAFLDDQKVMYYATSTKVYAVLYGTATPTIEERYTVPSGETITTLQVYRQADYPVRFSGEYMPLNNKALIMSTFDDTTGRVYLLPYINTGIGNIDTPNIEIFSGFGKITAIATQL; encoded by the coding sequence ATGAAAAAACTATTATATATAACCCTAATTGCTTTTGGAATAGGGCTATTTGCATCCTCCTGCTACGATGACGACAGTACATTGGATGTAAATGCAATTCCGGATATTACTCTGGATACCACCGGAGTGGCAACACTTACCGTATATCAATTTGAGAACTTGAAAGTTATTCCCGAATTGGATCATCAAGGGCTTTCGGAGAGTGAACTCGAATACGAATGGAAAATCAATTTGGAGCCGAACGACACTATATACGAAGTGGTCGGTAACGAAAGAGATCTTGATTTTTTAGTTGAATTTAAACCCAACCTTTCAGGAAACTTCCATCAACTCGTGTACACTGTTACGAATACCCGTACAAATTTGGACCACATTTTTGCATGGCCGGTAAAAGTGTTGAACAATATTGGTGAAGGTTTGGTGGTGGCCCATACAGAAGATGGAGCAACTACGGACATTAGTCATATCATGTCGCCATCCGTTACGCCAGATTACGAAGATGTAAGTGTTAAGCACAATGTTTATTCTGCGATCAACGGGAGTACAATTCCGGGTATCACAAAACAAATGCGCTATACCAAATTAGGGCGGGACGATGTTATGTTCGGTATTACCGAAACAAGTATTTATACCATTAATACTTTGGATTACACTATTGGAGGTAGCAATGGTGACCTGTTTTATGCAGAAAGAAGCAATTACGAGCCACAGGCCCTGGGGGGAGTCAACCAAGGTGATCTCTACTTGGCCAATGGAACAATAACATCTACTTATTTGGGGGCTTCAACAAAAATAGGACTACCTTTTGACTCTGATTTTACCGCTCCCGATATTATTGCGGCCAATGGAGTGAGCAACCCAATAGTGGTAATTAGTTTTTACGATGAGGTAAACGGTCAGTTTGTATATCAGCCATCCGTTACGCCTTTTGGCGACAACACTATGTATGCTACCCCAAATAGTCCATCCGGGGCATTTGACCCCACTACTCAACCTGGTTATGTAAATTTAGCAGCGGGAGTGAGTACCACTGGAGAGTTTATGCATCTATTAAAGAACAATGGAACAGGGGAAGTTGCACTGTTCACGTTTGATGAAGGTGTGAGCGGGTTTCCAACACCAGAAGCCCCCAAGCCAATTGCTAAATTCGATTTGACCGGTGCACCCGGAATAGACGAGGCGGAAAACTTTGCTTTCTTGGATGATCAAAAAGTAATGTATTATGCTACGTCAACAAAGGTATATGCTGTACTTTATGGAACAGCTACCCCTACCATCGAGGAGAGATACACGGTTCCATCCGGAGAAACTATAACCACTCTTCAAGTGTATAGGCAAGCAGACTACCCGGTAAGGTTTTCAGGAGAATATATGCCACTGAACAACAAGGCATTGATCATGTCCACATTTGACGATACAACTGGGCGTGTGTACCTGCTTCCTTATATAAACACGGGAATAGGAAATATAGATACGCCAAATATTGAAATATTCAGCGGTTTTGGTAAAATTACGGCGATAGCCACCCAATTATAA
- a CDS encoding DUF4843 domain-containing protein — protein sequence MKKYILNIMILLGAVLIISSCDKDEIGEFENDLSGINFLQEVSSYSFLENPSNEFITEIPTRIIGDTLSNERFFRVKVVQDSLTTASSNLFEIQQGVVDPGEFEGRLYLKVFNAKQLDTTEVSVHLQITDSEDFTKGNVESIDHVFTWTNKVIVPDWRYYRFFFCRYPSTAAYRAFVASTGMTSFTIDDYRALGPTGAKVKGVQFGDYIRKYNEENPDAPLLHDDGPNVGQPIVPIN from the coding sequence ATGAAAAAATACATATTAAATATAATGATCCTGCTGGGAGCAGTGCTCATTATCAGTTCTTGTGACAAAGACGAAATAGGAGAGTTTGAGAATGATCTGAGTGGAATCAACTTCCTTCAAGAAGTTTCTAGCTATTCCTTTTTGGAAAATCCTTCCAACGAGTTTATTACCGAAATTCCAACCCGTATCATAGGTGATACATTGAGCAACGAACGCTTTTTTAGGGTAAAGGTTGTTCAGGATTCGCTGACTACGGCCAGCTCTAACCTATTCGAGATTCAGCAAGGTGTTGTGGATCCCGGTGAATTTGAGGGCCGTTTGTATTTAAAAGTATTCAATGCCAAACAACTGGATACAACGGAAGTCTCGGTCCATTTACAGATAACGGATTCCGAAGACTTTACAAAAGGAAATGTAGAAAGCATAGATCATGTCTTTACATGGACCAATAAAGTAATAGTTCCGGATTGGAGATATTACCGATTCTTCTTTTGTAGATACCCGAGTACAGCGGCCTATCGAGCCTTTGTGGCATCCACGGGCATGACCAGCTTTACAATTGATGATTATAGGGCTCTTGGACCAACAGGGGCCAAGGTAAAAGGCGTTCAATTTGGAGATTATATACGAAAGTACAATGAGGAAAATCCAGACGCTCCATTGTTGCACGATGATGGACCTAATGTTGGACAACCCATAGTTCCGATAAATTGA